From Gloeocapsa sp. PCC 73106, the proteins below share one genomic window:
- a CDS encoding VOC family protein, with the protein MTSTFSPLSQQLRGIHHVGLTVEDMGKALEFYTEVLGGKIIIPEIGLDGEIMHNTLLQKEEIEAIEKGIDPKSIGIPNLRDGEEKLDLYFIQFENVVLEILQYRDCNASPNGAVAFPAKNSHSSPAFINSMHISFYLKDDVDVDQFVRNLEAECHQRGMDQVRCNRIMRVYSESERTQTPVEANSCKLFDPSFGDFEGWTLVYCKGPNGEQLEFNQVLRKAKVLFETAQNNFVNNHEKTDQLLSKSIR; encoded by the coding sequence ATGACTTCTACTTTTTCTCCCTTAAGTCAGCAATTAAGGGGCATTCATCATGTCGGTTTAACCGTAGAAGATATGGGAAAAGCCTTGGAATTTTACACCGAAGTCTTGGGGGGTAAAATAATTATTCCCGAAATCGGTTTAGACGGCGAAATTATGCACAACACACTTTTACAAAAGGAGGAAATTGAAGCGATTGAAAAAGGCATAGATCCTAAAAGTATCGGTATTCCTAATCTCCGAGATGGCGAGGAAAAGTTAGACCTATATTTCATTCAATTTGAAAATGTAGTTTTGGAGATTTTGCAATATAGAGATTGCAATGCTTCTCCCAATGGTGCTGTTGCTTTTCCCGCTAAAAACTCTCATTCTAGTCCTGCTTTTATTAATTCTATGCACATCTCTTTTTATCTTAAAGATGATGTGGATGTTGACCAATTCGTTCGGAATTTAGAAGCAGAATGTCACCAGAGAGGAATGGATCAAGTTCGCTGTAATCGCATTATGCGAGTCTACTCAGAATCCGAAAGAACTCAAACTCCTGTTGAGGCTAATTCTTGTAAACTATTTGACCCATCTTTTGGCGATTTCGAAGGTTGGACATTAGTTTATTGTAAAGGTCCCAATGGGGAACAATTAGAGTTTAATCAAGTGTTGCGTAAAGCTAAAGTATTGTTTGAAACAGCTCAAAATAATTTTGTCAATAATCATGAAAAAACGGACCAACTACTATCAAAATCTATCCGCTAA
- a CDS encoding AGE family epimerase/isomerase, with protein sequence MNSPNSDLLSGYITYFDPQKDCFGLKTAAGKEWNCFLSPISYGKMLQNLDESYCDVTDKMRSLLTPGRFLYAYGISYPPFIDFDIKSLVFLGYQSDEYVFEKPNWWINQVRCLADFYLTAQFGTEEINYRNYRTYLSLSGIRSLTNFSQETDTISRLVYGFATAYLLTGEEPFLEAAEKGTEYLREHMRFYDADEEIVYWYHGINVQGKREQKIFASEFGDDYHAIPAYEQIYALAGLVQTFRITGDPLILRDSQLTVKLFNQFFKDQSPYGGYFSHIDPITLDPHSETLKGNQSRKNWNSIGDHAPAYLINLWLATGETEYLQMLEDVFDTVVKYFPDYENSPLVQEKFHANWSPDTTWGWQQNRGVVGHNLKIAWNLMRMYSIKPKAEYLELACQIGDIMPGVGSDRSRGGWYDVLERLCRPGEDFHRFVWHDRKAWWQQEQAILAYYLLAGLTKNPDYHRLARESAAFYNAWFLDVEEGGVYFNVLANGVPFLSGGNERGKGSHSMSGYHSTELCYLAAVYTNLLIYRQPMDFYFKPLGNSDRTLRVSPDILPHGSIIIGGCEIEGEVYSNYDPQKLTVTLPDLKKRLKVKVTLVPSAEADF encoded by the coding sequence ATGAATAGTCCTAATTCTGACTTGCTTTCAGGTTATATAACTTACTTTGATCCTCAAAAAGATTGCTTTGGTTTAAAAACAGCAGCAGGGAAAGAATGGAATTGTTTTCTCAGTCCGATAAGTTACGGTAAAATGTTGCAGAACTTGGATGAGAGTTACTGTGATGTGACCGACAAAATGCGATCGCTACTAACTCCAGGTCGTTTTTTATACGCTTACGGAATATCTTATCCGCCCTTTATTGACTTTGATATTAAATCCCTAGTCTTTTTGGGTTATCAATCCGATGAATACGTCTTTGAAAAACCCAACTGGTGGATTAATCAAGTTCGTTGTTTGGCTGATTTTTACTTAACTGCACAATTCGGTACAGAAGAAATAAACTATCGCAATTATCGAACCTATCTGAGTTTATCTGGTATTCGATCTTTAACCAATTTTAGTCAGGAAACCGATACCATTTCTCGCTTAGTTTATGGTTTTGCGACAGCTTATCTATTGACGGGAGAGGAACCTTTTTTAGAAGCTGCGGAAAAAGGTACCGAATATCTGCGGGAACACATGAGATTTTATGATGCTGATGAGGAGATAGTTTACTGGTATCACGGTATCAACGTTCAGGGAAAACGAGAACAAAAAATCTTTGCTTCAGAGTTTGGCGATGACTACCATGCAATTCCAGCTTATGAACAAATTTACGCCCTAGCGGGACTAGTACAAACTTTTCGGATTACTGGCGATCCTTTAATCCTGAGAGATAGTCAACTCACAGTTAAGCTTTTCAATCAATTTTTTAAAGATCAAAGTCCCTACGGGGGATATTTCTCTCATATCGATCCAATCACTTTAGATCCTCATAGTGAGACTTTAAAAGGTAACCAATCGCGTAAAAATTGGAACTCTATCGGCGATCACGCACCAGCTTATCTGATTAACCTCTGGTTAGCAACAGGAGAAACAGAGTATTTGCAGATGCTAGAGGATGTATTTGACACTGTTGTTAAATATTTTCCTGACTACGAAAATAGTCCTTTAGTCCAAGAAAAATTTCATGCTAATTGGTCACCAGATACCACCTGGGGATGGCAGCAAAATCGAGGGGTTGTGGGTCATAATCTCAAGATAGCTTGGAATTTGATGCGGATGTATAGTATCAAACCTAAAGCAGAATATTTGGAGTTAGCTTGTCAGATAGGGGATATTATGCCAGGAGTAGGAAGCGATCGCTCTAGGGGCGGATGGTATGATGTACTAGAGAGATTGTGCCGTCCTGGAGAAGATTTTCATCGTTTTGTTTGGCACGATCGCAAAGCTTGGTGGCAACAAGAACAAGCAATTTTAGCCTATTATCTTCTAGCAGGTTTAACCAAAAATCCCGATTATCACCGTTTAGCGAGAGAATCAGCAGCTTTCTACAATGCTTGGTTTTTAGATGTGGAAGAAGGTGGAGTGTATTTTAATGTTTTAGCCAATGGCGTCCCTTTTCTCTCCGGTGGTAACGAAAGAGGAAAAGGATCTCACTCCATGAGTGGCTATCACTCCACAGAATTATGTTATTTAGCGGCAGTCTACACCAATTTACTCATTTATCGACAGCCCATGGACTTTTATTTCAAACCTTTAGGAAACAGTGACCGTACTTTAAGAGTGTCCCCCGATATTCTCCCACATGGAAGTATCATCATCGGTGGTTGTGAAATAGAGGGAGAAGTTTATTCCAACTATGACCCCCAAAAGCTTACGGTGACTTTACCCGATCTGAAAAAACGACTCAAAGTCAAAGTGACTCTTGTACCCTCTGCTGAAGCAGATTTCTGA
- a CDS encoding STAS domain-containing protein has product MNLTMNFQVTVNIDNEIAAIYLSGELTSNTFSEFQEVIEQVSDVNIQKLYLHMEKLTYMSSAGLRVIIFAKQKMGSQVDIYIIGASEMITDTLKKTGFHHSVILQDSI; this is encoded by the coding sequence ATGAATCTAACTATGAATTTTCAAGTCACTGTTAATATCGATAATGAAATTGCAGCAATTTATTTAAGCGGTGAACTAACTAGCAATACTTTTTCTGAGTTTCAAGAAGTGATCGAACAAGTTTCTGATGTCAACATTCAAAAACTTTATTTACACATGGAAAAATTAACCTATATGTCTAGCGCTGGGTTAAGAGTAATCATCTTTGCTAAACAAAAAATGGGTTCACAAGTTGATATTTATATCATCGGCGCTTCAGAAATGATTACCGATACCCTTAAGAAAACGGGTTTTCATCATAGTGTAATTTTGCAAGATTCAATTTAA
- a CDS encoding DJ-1/PfpI family protein — protein sequence MNTQTKGKIGILIEEHFDETEYRRFNEFFPEVGYEVEYISNLWGQDKLVFNGNDHEEKITVDVDFLEVKPEDYRGIILIGGYAMDRLRYQVSPQADTPNQSPGVEFLRKAVNVEQLKIGTICHSLWLFCATPELIIGKKVTCAHNIIADVENAGGVVMYEGGETSATYVDGNLISGRHPGVLEDFLKVFMQEIEKK from the coding sequence ATGAATACACAAACAAAAGGTAAAATTGGCATCTTAATCGAAGAACACTTTGATGAGACAGAATATCGACGCTTTAATGAGTTCTTTCCTGAAGTAGGATACGAGGTAGAATATATTTCTAATCTTTGGGGACAAGACAAACTGGTTTTTAATGGCAATGATCATGAAGAAAAAATTACTGTAGATGTGGATTTTCTCGAGGTTAAACCTGAAGATTACCGGGGAATTATTTTGATTGGTGGTTATGCGATGGATCGCTTAAGATATCAGGTTAGTCCTCAAGCTGACACACCGAATCAATCGCCAGGAGTTGAATTTTTACGAAAAGCCGTGAATGTAGAGCAGCTAAAAATAGGCACAATTTGTCACAGTTTATGGTTATTTTGTGCGACCCCAGAATTAATAATTGGCAAAAAAGTTACCTGCGCTCATAATATTATTGCCGATGTGGAAAATGCTGGAGGAGTTGTTATGTACGAAGGTGGTGAAACGTCAGCTACCTACGTAGATGGTAATTTAATTTCTGGGAGACATCCAGGAGTGCTTGAAGACTTTTTAAAGGTTTTTATGCAAGAGATTGAAAAAAAATAA
- a CDS encoding ATP-binding protein — MNSLTISGELDSLDNIYQYIVGVSRAANLDKKAAYKLRLAVDEIVTNIVIYGYQDAGKKGDLYLSWELNEKTLTVAVEDTAIPFDPTVQGIPDSLDKCLELRNLGGLGIYLAIQGVDKFIYERIGDRNRNILIVNR; from the coding sequence ATGAATAGTTTGACCATCTCTGGTGAATTAGACTCTTTAGATAATATATATCAATATATTGTGGGTGTATCTCGTGCTGCCAATTTAGATAAAAAGGCTGCTTACAAATTGCGTTTAGCCGTTGATGAAATTGTGACCAATATTGTTATTTATGGCTATCAAGACGCAGGCAAAAAAGGGGATTTATATCTCTCGTGGGAACTCAATGAAAAAACTTTAACCGTTGCTGTTGAAGATACAGCAATTCCCTTTGATCCTACTGTACAGGGAATACCAGATAGTCTAGATAAATGTTTGGAACTGCGAAATCTAGGAGGTTTAGGCATTTATTTAGCCATTCAAGGAGTTGATAAATTTATCTACGAAAGAATCGGCGATCGCAATCGCAATATCCTCATTGTTAATCGCTGA